Proteins found in one Planctomycetes bacterium MalM25 genomic segment:
- a CDS encoding multidrug resistance protein MdtN encodes MESGPPCPNPTTHAPRVILMKPPSKLAAAAVLALLASPALAQFELPAAPADRAAGRSAGTTHEVQRCVIGLVSRIDLAAPEAGILTHVTVRRGSRFKGEELLARIDSREAEVAYKRAGHELKLAQKRAKDDIEWRYAEAQKLVERADWEEVMQANLEVKGAVTEAEIRREKLEYDRAVLGSEKAIKDQELVELEVLVKRAEMEAAVIAIEKRQVLAPFDGEVLRMHREQGEWVQPGEVIAEIAQLDTLQIDGWVYFSQYDPREVENCRVTVDVRVGPNRVEQATGYVVYVDPVAVMEAEPKYLVRAEISNRLEDGRWLISPNLPATMKIHLDTKGEALSKRPSHGRDAK; translated from the coding sequence ATGGAGAGCGGGCCGCCGTGCCCGAATCCGACCACGCACGCCCCCCGGGTGATCCTGATGAAGCCCCCAAGCAAGCTCGCTGCCGCCGCCGTGCTGGCCCTGCTGGCGTCTCCCGCGCTGGCGCAGTTCGAACTGCCCGCCGCGCCGGCCGATCGCGCCGCGGGCCGCTCCGCCGGCACGACGCACGAAGTCCAGCGCTGCGTGATCGGCCTCGTGAGCCGCATCGACCTGGCCGCGCCCGAGGCGGGCATCCTGACGCACGTCACCGTGCGCCGCGGCTCGCGCTTCAAGGGCGAAGAGCTGCTCGCGAGGATCGACTCCCGCGAGGCGGAGGTCGCTTACAAGCGCGCCGGTCACGAGCTGAAGCTCGCCCAGAAACGCGCCAAGGACGACATCGAGTGGCGGTACGCCGAGGCGCAGAAGCTCGTTGAGCGCGCCGACTGGGAAGAGGTCATGCAGGCCAACCTCGAGGTGAAGGGCGCGGTGACCGAAGCCGAGATCCGCCGCGAGAAACTCGAGTACGACCGGGCCGTCCTCGGTTCGGAGAAGGCGATCAAGGACCAGGAACTGGTCGAGCTGGAGGTGCTCGTCAAGCGGGCCGAGATGGAGGCCGCCGTGATCGCCATCGAGAAGCGTCAGGTCCTCGCCCCCTTCGACGGCGAGGTCTTGCGTATGCACCGCGAACAGGGCGAGTGGGTCCAGCCGGGCGAGGTGATCGCCGAGATCGCCCAGCTCGACACGCTGCAGATCGACGGCTGGGTCTACTTCAGTCAGTACGACCCCCGCGAGGTCGAGAACTGCCGCGTCACGGTCGATGTGCGGGTGGGCCCGAATCGCGTCGAGCAGGCGACCGGCTACGTCGTGTACGTCGACCCGGTCGCCGTCATGGAGGCTGAGCCGAAGTACCTCGTCCGCGCCGAGATCAGCAACCGCCTCGAAGACGGCCGCTGGCTCATCAGCCCCAACCTGCCCGCGACGATGAAGATCCACCTCGACACGAAGGGCGAAGCGCTGAGCAAGCGTCCCTCGCACGGTCGAGACGCGAAGTAG
- a CDS encoding Sulfatase yields the protein MVSFSSVRVVLGVALLLISVGASLRADDSPPRPNLLVITVEGLDNVGVPAEGLEEVLFDPEVRARVTPNLERLVAKGARFDKAYGLPISLRDLAEHARLKGKYDAEGAKADASKPPPHDRQLYSWFSPSREPLRSWIKQVPKDPTIANWELLADSQGSSATAMAVAKGIGKSEGAGRPRLLVAQLASHSVSPYLPGVFFDRFPLDQIRLPADPNARRALAERMGAYDFDATDLTEDEELRWKQAIQAWLAGVCKLDYAIGTLVDALEASDTPWAVALVASPLKDLSPEQAIGEAGARSGLVLVAPGVTQPGQRITTPVELSSLARTLAELVDIDPHALMDSELLKTQPYDGPVNPFASLPGESLLPLLAPAGERYDMVAITSADGSYGVRSHRFRLVHTDDSQSLYDLEKDPEGFYDLLDPAYAAKVERFALSGTQVEAVRKWLTRQLYYRLTSGDAEKVVLDKLASLAGLDPDEDNGNKPPAVLPGDYNRDGRVDAADTTIWRDQNGKEVPVGSGADGDFDGRVDDLDNIIWRMNYGRRAEAP from the coding sequence TTGGTCTCCTTCAGCTCGGTCCGTGTCGTGCTCGGCGTGGCGTTGCTTCTCATAAGCGTCGGAGCCTCCCTCCGCGCCGACGACTCGCCGCCGCGCCCGAATCTCCTCGTGATCACCGTCGAGGGCCTCGACAACGTCGGCGTGCCGGCGGAGGGGCTTGAGGAGGTGCTGTTCGATCCGGAGGTCCGCGCCCGCGTGACGCCGAACCTCGAACGGCTGGTCGCTAAGGGAGCGCGGTTCGATAAAGCATATGGCCTGCCGATCTCCCTGAGGGACCTCGCGGAGCACGCCCGCTTGAAAGGGAAGTACGACGCAGAGGGGGCCAAAGCCGACGCAAGCAAACCGCCACCTCACGATCGGCAGCTCTACTCCTGGTTCTCACCCTCTCGCGAGCCGCTACGAAGTTGGATCAAACAGGTCCCTAAGGATCCCACAATCGCCAACTGGGAACTCCTGGCCGACTCGCAAGGCTCCAGCGCAACAGCCATGGCGGTGGCCAAAGGAATAGGTAAGAGCGAGGGGGCAGGAAGGCCCCGTTTACTAGTTGCCCAGCTAGCCAGTCACAGCGTCTCGCCATACCTACCAGGCGTGTTCTTCGATCGCTTCCCGCTCGATCAGATACGCCTCCCCGCCGACCCCAACGCCCGCCGGGCGCTCGCCGAGCGGATGGGCGCCTATGATTTCGACGCTACTGACCTAACTGAAGACGAAGAACTCCGGTGGAAGCAAGCGATCCAGGCTTGGCTCGCCGGGGTGTGCAAGCTCGATTATGCGATCGGGACACTTGTCGATGCGCTCGAAGCAAGCGACACCCCCTGGGCCGTCGCGTTGGTCGCTTCACCTTTGAAGGACCTCTCACCCGAACAGGCGATTGGCGAAGCCGGCGCTCGCTCCGGTCTGGTCCTCGTCGCTCCGGGCGTCACGCAACCGGGCCAGCGCATCACCACGCCGGTTGAGCTGTCCAGCCTCGCTCGGACCCTCGCCGAGCTTGTTGATATCGATCCGCATGCTCTCATGGATTCGGAGCTTCTCAAGACCCAACCCTATGACGGGCCAGTGAACCCTTTCGCATCTCTCCCCGGAGAGAGCCTGTTGCCACTGCTCGCGCCCGCGGGCGAGCGGTACGACATGGTCGCCATCACCTCCGCCGACGGGTCGTACGGCGTCCGCTCGCACCGTTTCCGCCTCGTTCATACCGACGACTCGCAATCGCTGTACGACCTCGAGAAAGACCCCGAGGGTTTCTACGACCTCCTTGATCCGGCGTACGCGGCCAAGGTGGAGCGCTTTGCTCTGAGCGGCACGCAAGTCGAAGCCGTGCGGAAGTGGCTCACGCGCCAGCTCTACTACCGCTTGACGAGCGGCGACGCTGAAAAGGTGGTCCTCGATAAGCTGGCGAGCTTAGCCGGCTTGGACCCGGACGAGGACAACGGGAACAAGCCGCCGGCCGTCCTCCCGGGCGACTACAACCGCGACGGGCGCGTCGATGCGGCCGACACCACCATCTGGCGAGATCAGAACGGCAAGGAAGTGCCGGTCGGGTCGGGGGCCGACGGGGACTTTGATGGGCGGGTCGACGACCTGGACAACATTATTTGGAGGATGAACTACGGACGACGGGCCGAAGCCCCCTGA
- the lysA gene encoding Diaminopimelate decarboxylase: MPAPPLTLSEFAGLPVADLATQFGTPFYAYDAALIRERIADLAAFDVVRYAQKASSNLAILRLAREAGVVVDAVSAGEIARALAAGYEPSPRDHDESALLAGHHPAIVYTADVFDRASLEAVVEHDLPVNCGSPDMIDQYGERCRALGRMRGVTLRINPGFGHGHSQKVNTGGEGSKHGVWHTDVSDCLERCERWGLRVTGVHMHIGSGTDMQHLGQVGAALEEVAAQVGPSVVSISAGGGLSTPYRGDEPTVDLAGYYATWNAVRDRLAERFGHAVSLEIEPGRYLAAESGALITEVRAVKQQGSTNYVLVDAGFNNLARPAMYGAYHPIALAKAESGRGKAEDSPTEPFVVAGPLCESGDVFTQKDGGFVEARPLPRPAVGDLLVIGAAGAYGYTMASNYNSKPLVAEVLIDDGEPKLIRRPQTVEDLIAAELGENTQ; this comes from the coding sequence GTGCCAGCGCCCCCCCTCACGCTCTCTGAATTCGCCGGCCTGCCCGTCGCGGACCTCGCCACGCAGTTCGGCACGCCCTTCTACGCCTACGACGCCGCGCTGATCCGCGAGCGGATCGCCGACCTCGCCGCGTTCGACGTGGTGCGGTACGCGCAGAAGGCGTCATCGAACCTGGCGATCTTGCGCCTCGCACGCGAGGCGGGCGTGGTGGTCGACGCGGTCAGCGCCGGCGAGATCGCCCGCGCCCTCGCCGCCGGCTATGAGCCCTCGCCCCGCGATCACGACGAGTCGGCCCTCCTCGCCGGCCACCACCCGGCGATCGTCTACACGGCCGACGTGTTCGACCGCGCGAGCCTCGAAGCCGTCGTCGAGCACGACCTGCCGGTCAACTGCGGCTCGCCCGACATGATCGACCAGTACGGCGAGCGTTGCCGGGCGCTCGGCCGGATGCGCGGCGTGACGCTCCGCATCAACCCGGGCTTCGGCCACGGCCACAGCCAGAAGGTCAACACGGGCGGCGAGGGCTCCAAGCACGGCGTCTGGCACACCGACGTGTCCGACTGCTTAGAGCGTTGCGAGAGGTGGGGCCTGCGCGTGACCGGCGTTCACATGCACATCGGCAGCGGAACCGACATGCAGCACCTCGGTCAGGTCGGCGCCGCGTTGGAGGAGGTCGCCGCCCAGGTCGGGCCTTCAGTGGTGAGCATCAGCGCCGGCGGCGGCCTCAGCACGCCCTACCGGGGCGACGAACCGACGGTCGATCTGGCCGGCTACTACGCGACCTGGAACGCGGTCCGCGATCGCCTCGCCGAGCGGTTCGGCCACGCGGTGAGCCTGGAGATCGAGCCGGGCCGCTACCTCGCCGCCGAGTCGGGCGCACTGATCACCGAGGTCCGCGCCGTGAAGCAGCAAGGGAGCACGAACTACGTGCTGGTTGATGCGGGGTTCAACAACCTGGCGCGGCCGGCGATGTACGGGGCGTACCATCCGATCGCCTTGGCGAAGGCGGAGAGTGGAAGGGGGAAGGCGGAGGACTCGCCAACCGAGCCGTTCGTTGTCGCGGGGCCGCTCTGCGAGTCGGGCGATGTCTTCACGCAGAAGGACGGCGGCTTCGTCGAGGCCCGCCCCCTGCCCCGCCCCGCGGTGGGCGACCTGCTGGTGATCGGCGCCGCCGGAGCCTACGGCTACACGATGGCGAGCAACTACAACAGCAAGCCGCTCGTGGCCGAGGTGCTCATCGACGACGGCGAACCGAAGTTGATCCGCCGGCCGCAAACGGTTGAGGATCTGATCGCGGCGGAGTTGGGTGAAAACACCCAATAG
- a CDS encoding Arylsulfatase — protein MTRLLTVGRALALVLAAVFAAAERPNVLLAIADDWSYGHAGVYGCDWVATPAFDRVAREGMLFHHAYTPNAKCAPSRAILLTGRNSWQLEEAANHVPNFPVKFKTYVEALGDAGYHVGYTGKGWSPGKAAHADGSPRRLAGPHYGRRKLDPPAEHISDNDYAANFKDFLDEAADAPWCFWYGALEPHRAYEQGSGERQGGKSLDQVDRVPAYWPDNATVRGDMLDYAFEVEHFDRHLGKILAELEERGEIDNTLVIVTSDHGMPFPRCKGQAYEHSNHIPLAIRWPGGVGRQKTRGFVSLTDLAPTILDLAGVVPTKSGMAPMEGRSLAPQLLLKSLLVNTSRSHLLIGKERHDIGRPNDAGYPIRGLVNERYLYLRNDENDRWPIGNPETGYPNCDGSPTKTAVLDAFGQGDADRYWRLNFGKRPDDELYDLQKDADCVNNLADDPDYAEKLAAMRRQMEAELLAQGDPRQRGEGAVFDAYPYAEPSRRGFYEKAMAGRMPPAGWINVSDFRPEQNEAFTAPESYTKP, from the coding sequence ATGACACGGCTCCTGACGGTGGGGCGGGCGCTTGCGTTGGTCCTCGCCGCGGTGTTCGCCGCCGCCGAACGCCCCAACGTGTTGCTCGCCATCGCGGACGACTGGTCGTACGGCCACGCGGGCGTGTACGGGTGCGATTGGGTCGCGACCCCCGCGTTCGACCGGGTCGCGCGTGAGGGGATGCTCTTCCACCACGCCTACACGCCGAATGCGAAGTGTGCGCCGTCACGAGCGATCTTGTTAACGGGACGCAACTCGTGGCAGTTGGAGGAGGCCGCCAATCACGTGCCGAACTTCCCGGTGAAGTTTAAGACCTACGTCGAGGCGCTCGGCGACGCGGGCTACCACGTCGGCTACACCGGCAAGGGCTGGTCCCCCGGCAAGGCGGCGCACGCCGACGGCAGCCCGCGGCGCCTCGCGGGACCGCACTACGGCCGCCGCAAGCTCGACCCGCCGGCCGAGCACATCTCGGACAACGACTACGCGGCGAACTTCAAGGACTTCCTCGACGAGGCGGCCGACGCCCCGTGGTGCTTCTGGTACGGCGCGCTCGAACCCCATCGCGCCTACGAGCAAGGCTCGGGCGAACGGCAGGGGGGCAAGTCACTCGACCAAGTCGATCGTGTCCCCGCCTACTGGCCCGACAACGCGACCGTCCGTGGTGATATGCTCGACTACGCCTTCGAGGTGGAGCACTTCGATCGGCACCTGGGGAAGATCCTCGCCGAGCTGGAGGAGCGGGGCGAGATCGACAACACGCTGGTGATCGTCACGTCCGACCACGGCATGCCGTTCCCACGCTGCAAGGGCCAAGCGTACGAGCACTCCAACCACATCCCACTCGCCATCCGCTGGCCGGGCGGCGTGGGAAGGCAGAAGACCCGCGGCTTCGTGTCGCTGACCGACCTCGCCCCCACGATCCTCGACCTTGCTGGCGTCGTTCCGACCAAGAGCGGCATGGCGCCGATGGAGGGCCGCAGCCTCGCCCCGCAGCTCTTGCTCAAGTCGTTGCTTGTTAACACGAGTCGGAGTCACTTGCTCATCGGCAAAGAACGCCACGACATCGGCCGACCCAACGACGCCGGCTATCCGATCCGTGGCCTCGTGAACGAACGCTACTTGTACCTTCGAAACGACGAGAACGACCGCTGGCCGATCGGAAACCCCGAGACCGGCTACCCCAACTGCGACGGCAGCCCGACCAAGACCGCCGTGCTCGACGCCTTCGGCCAAGGCGACGCCGATCGCTACTGGCGACTGAACTTCGGCAAGCGTCCCGACGACGAGCTTTATGACCTCCAGAAGGACGCCGACTGTGTGAACAACCTGGCCGACGACCCCGACTACGCGGAGAAGCTCGCCGCGATGCGTCGCCAGATGGAGGCGGAGCTGCTCGCCCAGGGCGACCCGCGTCAGCGGGGCGAGGGGGCGGTCTTCGACGCCTACCCGTACGCCGAACCGTCGCGCCGCGGTTTCTACGAGAAGGCGATGGCGGGGCGGATGCCCCCGGCGGGTTGGATCAACGTGTCAGACTTCCGCCCCGAACAGAACGAAGCTTTCACTGCGCCGGAGTCTTACACAAAGCCATAA
- the infA gene encoding Translation initiation factor IF-1 has translation MAKQQQKEKEEALEVEGTVTQALANTRFNVEIEGGHIVNAYIGGRMRKHYIRIVPGDRVRVELSPYDLTKGRITYRER, from the coding sequence ATGGCGAAGCAACAACAGAAAGAGAAAGAAGAGGCGCTCGAGGTCGAAGGGACTGTCACCCAGGCCCTCGCCAACACGCGTTTCAACGTCGAGATCGAGGGCGGGCACATTGTCAACGCCTACATCGGTGGACGCATGCGCAAGCACTACATCCGCATCGTCCCGGGCGACCGGGTCCGGGTGGAGCTCTCGCCGTACGACCTAACGAAGGGCCGCATAACCTACCGCGAACGCTGA
- the yhdJ gene encoding DNA adenine methyltransferase YhdJ: MSNATPLDAAPGADASGSPDSANGEPQAPPAIDTIHQGDCVELLAQLPAESIDLAFADPPYNIGFKYDEYQDNHADEDYLRWCESWIEQLHRVVKPTGAFWLAIGDEYAAELKVAAKRIGFTARNWIVWYYTFGQNCTRKFNRSHAHLFHFVKDEERHTFNAADPAVRVPSARALVYGDRRANPTGRLPDDTWILRPQDLREEEAAFHPQDNTWYFSRVAGTFKERQGFHGCQMPEQLLGRIVRASSNEGDTVLDPFAGSGTTLAVAKKLGRHWLGFELSTDYVKYATQRIEGVTTGDGLHGPADPVRSAPTTAKGRRLKGHPMAEVAKAEGRRRKAESDASLPPPSGEGRGGGEAGTRVPPSPSPSPKGGGGPARSLRDLTEQTLIDAFHAASEGASLDWLLCRPDLQAKFAAACEQAGLLGGAYEWNRLLLKLRKSGKLGGAEEKKQAAKTPVNDPEAYAFAAEIAWARARAKHRDVSLDDLLCDPDKLAAFDKAAAKAAPGFEPHEHRWAALRLRKAAKKLKAEAVQYEFVVAKLVNQLATGRRKKLTLRAAQSLREQPGVYVIAGAAKPDTGESGYVGEAADLGERLASHLVAPPLRGDLWYASATDESLPSDAYRHALRWNLAHRLQPTLSIDLLADGATF; encoded by the coding sequence ATGAGCAACGCCACTCCTCTCGACGCCGCTCCGGGCGCTGACGCTTCCGGCTCTCCTGACTCAGCGAACGGTGAGCCGCAGGCCCCCCCCGCGATCGACACCATCCACCAGGGGGACTGCGTCGAGCTGCTCGCGCAGCTGCCCGCCGAGTCGATCGACCTGGCGTTCGCCGACCCGCCGTACAACATCGGCTTCAAGTACGACGAGTACCAGGACAACCACGCGGACGAGGACTACCTCCGCTGGTGCGAGAGCTGGATCGAGCAGCTGCACCGCGTCGTGAAACCGACCGGCGCGTTCTGGCTGGCGATCGGCGACGAGTACGCCGCGGAGCTGAAGGTCGCCGCCAAGCGGATCGGCTTCACCGCCCGCAACTGGATCGTCTGGTACTACACCTTCGGCCAGAACTGCACGCGCAAGTTCAACCGCTCGCACGCGCACCTGTTCCACTTCGTCAAGGACGAAGAGCGGCACACCTTCAACGCCGCTGACCCGGCCGTCCGCGTCCCCTCGGCCCGGGCGCTCGTCTACGGCGACCGCCGCGCGAACCCGACCGGCCGGCTGCCGGACGACACCTGGATCCTCCGCCCGCAAGACCTGCGCGAGGAGGAGGCCGCGTTCCACCCACAAGACAACACGTGGTACTTCAGCCGCGTCGCCGGCACATTCAAGGAGCGCCAGGGCTTCCACGGCTGCCAGATGCCCGAGCAGTTGCTCGGCCGCATCGTCCGCGCCAGCAGCAACGAGGGGGACACGGTCCTCGACCCGTTCGCCGGCAGCGGCACGACGCTCGCGGTGGCGAAGAAGCTCGGCCGCCACTGGCTCGGCTTCGAGCTCTCCACCGACTACGTGAAGTACGCGACCCAGCGGATCGAGGGCGTCACCACCGGCGACGGACTGCACGGCCCCGCCGATCCGGTCCGCAGCGCGCCGACCACCGCCAAAGGGCGGCGGCTGAAGGGGCACCCGATGGCCGAGGTGGCGAAGGCGGAAGGCCGAAGGCGGAAGGCGGAAAGCGACGCCTCTCTCCCTCCCCCCTCGGGGGAGGGCCGGGGTGGGGGTGAAGCGGGCACCCGGGTTCCCCCCTCCCCTAGCCCCTCCCCCAAGGGGGGAGGGGGACCAGCGCGGTCACTACGCGACCTGACGGAGCAGACGCTGATCGACGCTTTCCACGCGGCCTCCGAGGGCGCGTCGCTCGACTGGCTGCTCTGCCGGCCCGACCTGCAAGCCAAGTTCGCCGCCGCCTGCGAACAAGCCGGCCTGCTCGGCGGGGCGTACGAGTGGAATCGGCTGCTGCTCAAGCTCCGCAAGTCGGGCAAGCTCGGCGGCGCCGAGGAGAAGAAGCAGGCGGCTAAGACGCCCGTCAACGACCCAGAAGCGTACGCCTTCGCCGCGGAGATCGCCTGGGCCCGGGCACGGGCCAAGCACCGCGACGTCTCGCTCGACGACCTGCTGTGCGACCCGGACAAGCTCGCGGCGTTCGACAAGGCGGCGGCCAAGGCCGCGCCCGGCTTCGAGCCGCACGAGCACCGCTGGGCCGCGTTGCGGCTCCGCAAGGCGGCGAAGAAGCTGAAGGCCGAGGCCGTGCAGTACGAGTTCGTCGTCGCGAAGCTCGTGAACCAGCTCGCCACCGGTCGGCGTAAGAAGCTCACGCTCCGCGCCGCCCAATCGCTGCGTGAGCAACCGGGCGTGTACGTCATCGCCGGCGCGGCGAAGCCGGACACGGGCGAGTCGGGCTATGTCGGCGAGGCGGCCGACCTGGGCGAACGCCTCGCCTCGCACCTCGTGGCGCCCCCGCTGCGCGGCGACCTCTGGTACGCGTCGGCGACCGACGAGTCCCTCCCCAGCGACGCCTACCGGCACGCGTTGCGTTGGAACCTGGCCCACCGCCTGCAACCGACGCTCTCGATCGACCTGCTCGCCGACGGCGCGACGTTCTAG
- a CDS encoding transcriptional regulator EutR, translating into MHRLTLDEFEAYEEVIQQVDVGLTLLNLEVPKWIHEQVRVGELHIQRGFDGSGNICEGSVLQDGWAIYYQDDSEGFGLANGLQLDADTLFAGPPGSEFSLSLPGQHRWMSILVPESLLLGTAEARNAARRRRPQLLKARGGEIRWVRSLVRSFLREAKETPALLDCPTATRALESELVLTLRELMGPESTSHSQDSLFWSDRISGRLEEAVHDHHTPLTVRELARSTGVSERTLRRAFQQRYGVSPRRYLLLKRLDRAKRELREKGPEVTTVARVAAAHGFWDFGRFASRYSELFGESPSATLRRSLGS; encoded by the coding sequence ATGCATCGATTGACTCTAGATGAATTCGAAGCCTACGAAGAGGTGATCCAGCAGGTCGATGTGGGTCTCACGCTGCTGAACCTCGAGGTTCCCAAGTGGATCCATGAGCAGGTTCGTGTCGGAGAGCTCCACATCCAGCGCGGCTTCGATGGCTCGGGAAACATCTGCGAAGGGAGCGTCCTGCAGGATGGCTGGGCCATTTACTATCAAGACGACAGCGAGGGATTCGGACTGGCGAACGGGCTCCAGCTCGACGCCGATACGCTCTTCGCGGGCCCACCGGGGTCCGAGTTCAGCCTGTCCCTCCCGGGCCAGCATCGGTGGATGTCGATTCTGGTGCCCGAGTCCTTGCTCTTGGGTACCGCCGAAGCGAGGAACGCAGCGAGGAGGCGCCGGCCGCAGTTGCTGAAGGCGCGAGGAGGAGAGATACGGTGGGTGCGTTCGCTAGTTCGCTCCTTCCTCAGAGAGGCCAAGGAGACGCCCGCCCTTTTGGATTGCCCCACCGCCACCAGGGCGCTTGAGTCGGAGCTCGTGCTGACGTTGCGCGAGCTGATGGGCCCCGAGAGCACCTCGCACAGCCAGGACTCACTGTTCTGGAGCGACCGGATCTCGGGACGGCTCGAAGAGGCCGTGCACGATCACCACACGCCACTGACCGTTCGTGAATTGGCGCGGTCGACGGGCGTCTCGGAACGAACCCTCCGCAGGGCCTTTCAGCAACGCTACGGTGTCTCGCCGCGGCGGTACCTGCTGCTGAAACGCCTTGATCGAGCCAAGCGGGAGCTCCGCGAGAAGGGTCCCGAGGTCACCACGGTCGCCCGGGTGGCGGCGGCGCATGGCTTCTGGGATTTCGGCCGCTTCGCCAGCCGCTACAGCGAACTGTTCGGCGAATCTCCGTCAGCCACGCTGCGTCGGTCCTTGGGCAGCTAG
- the atsA_30 gene encoding Arylsulfatase: MQLFPLWRRFLTGSFLTVIVAGAGLGQDRPNVLLILADDAGYGDLACFGGEQLPTPRLDRMAAEGTRLTQHYAGSTVCAPSRCVLITGKHIGHATVRSNGPGSLSDGEPTIGTVLSAAGYRTGCFGKWGLGRDLGDDDPSRCGFADFYGYVSMRHAHNFYPEYLVRNGVREPLRNKIDPEWRGEDGTGVASERVDYAPELITEEALRFLDENRERPFFLYLAYNTPHANNEAGNGPRPEKGMEVPDFGPYADRDWPAPEKGFAEMMRRLDTNVGRMLDKIAALGLDERTLVIFSSDNGPHSEGGHAHRFFNSNGPLKGMKRDLYEGGVRVPTIVRWPGRVAAGATTTRVSGFQDWLPTLADAAGADTPAGIDGVSLAPTLWGDPADQAEHAGIYFEFTEKRGRRSIRRGDWKAVQYDVSTNNPKPIELYDLANDLGEENDLAAEHPEIVAELQAAMDAAHTRSEGSPLFPREKERAAKQR, encoded by the coding sequence ATGCAGCTCTTCCCGCTTTGGCGGCGATTCCTCACCGGCTCGTTCTTGACCGTCATCGTAGCGGGGGCGGGCCTTGGTCAGGACCGACCGAACGTCCTTTTGATTCTCGCTGATGATGCCGGCTACGGAGACCTGGCCTGCTTCGGGGGCGAGCAACTGCCGACACCGCGGCTCGACCGGATGGCCGCCGAAGGGACCCGGCTGACGCAACACTACGCCGGCAGCACGGTCTGCGCGCCGTCGCGTTGTGTGCTGATCACCGGCAAGCACATCGGCCACGCGACCGTCCGCAGCAACGGGCCCGGAAGCCTGTCCGACGGGGAGCCGACGATCGGCACCGTCCTCTCCGCCGCCGGCTACCGCACCGGCTGCTTCGGCAAGTGGGGGCTCGGCCGGGACCTCGGTGACGACGACCCGAGCCGCTGCGGCTTCGCCGATTTCTACGGCTACGTCAGCATGCGGCACGCTCACAACTTCTACCCCGAGTACCTGGTCCGCAACGGCGTCCGCGAGCCGCTCCGCAACAAGATCGACCCCGAGTGGCGGGGCGAGGACGGAACGGGCGTCGCGTCGGAGCGGGTCGACTACGCGCCCGAGCTGATCACCGAGGAGGCGCTCCGCTTCCTCGACGAGAACCGTGAGCGTCCCTTCTTCCTCTACCTCGCGTACAACACGCCCCACGCCAACAACGAGGCCGGCAACGGGCCGCGGCCCGAGAAGGGGATGGAGGTCCCCGACTTCGGCCCCTACGCCGACCGCGACTGGCCCGCCCCCGAGAAGGGTTTCGCCGAGATGATGCGACGCCTCGACACGAACGTCGGGCGCATGCTCGACAAGATCGCCGCGTTGGGCCTCGACGAGCGGACCCTGGTCATCTTCTCCAGCGACAACGGCCCGCATTCCGAGGGGGGGCACGCTCACCGGTTCTTCAACTCCAACGGACCGCTGAAGGGGATGAAACGTGACCTCTACGAAGGGGGCGTGCGGGTGCCGACCATCGTCCGGTGGCCCGGCCGTGTCGCGGCCGGCGCGACCACGACCCGGGTCTCCGGGTTCCAGGACTGGCTGCCGACCCTCGCCGACGCGGCGGGCGCCGATACGCCCGCGGGGATCGACGGCGTCAGCCTCGCACCGACGCTGTGGGGTGATCCCGCGGACCAAGCCGAGCACGCGGGGATCTACTTCGAGTTCACCGAGAAGCGGGGCCGCCGCTCGATCCGGCGGGGCGACTGGAAGGCAGTGCAGTACGACGTTTCGACCAACAACCCGAAGCCGATCGAACTGTACGACCTGGCGAACGACCTCGGCGAAGAGAACGACCTCGCCGCCGAACACCCCGAGATCGTCGCCGAGTTGCAAGCCGCGATGGACGCCGCTCACACCCGCAGCGAGGGGTCCCCGCTGTTCCCGCGCGAGAAGGAGCGCGCTGCCAAGCAACGGTGA